Within Candidatus Hydrogenedentota bacterium, the genomic segment GAGCAGCGCACCCAGCGCCAGCAGCCACCTCGGCGTGGGCAGGCCAAAGGGCGCGCCCGCGGCCCGGCGCACAGCCTCCATAAAGGCCCGGTTGCTCAGCGGGTTGGGCGCCGTGACATTAACCGCGCCGCCCAGCTCCTCATGGGCGATGATGTGTTCCACGATGCCGGCGAAGTCCGCCTCATGGAGCCAGCTTACGTATTGCCGCCCGCTGCCCTGGCATCCGCCCAGCCCCAGGCGGGCGAGGGTGCGCAGGGGTACCAGCGCTCCGCCGCCGCGTCCCAACACGATGGACGTGCGCAGCGCCACCCGCCGAACCGAGGGGGGAGTCTGTGCCTCGAAGAAGGTCTTCTCCCATTGCCGGCACACATCCACCGAAAAGCCCTCGCCCACGTCGCCCGTCGCTTCGTCCATCGCGCGATCTTCCGCGTGGCGATAGATGGTCGCGGAGGCGGCATTGATCCACAGGCGCGGCGGGCGCGCGGATGCCGCAACGGCCTCGCCCAATACTCGGGTGGAGTCGAGCCGCGACGCGTAAATGGTCCGCCGGTTGGCCGCCGTGTAGCGGCAGTCCACCGAGCGACCGCTGAGGTTGATGAGAACGTCTGCGTCGTCCAGCAAGGCGGTCCAGGGGCCCAGCGTCTTGCCGTCCCACACCTCCGAAGGGCTCCAGATCTCGCGGGAGGCCCGGCCGCGCGTCAGCACCACCACGCTGTGGCCCTAGTTGGAAAAGTGCCGATCCAGTACCTGTCCGAGGAAACCGCCACCGCCCGCGATCAGGATGTTCATGGCTGCGTGTCCTTTCTGGGGTGAGCTGCCTGTTATTTTGAACGCGTTCAAAGTTTACCACGGGCCTGCGAAAAGGTCAAGTATCGGACGGATCGGACGGATCAAGCGAGAAAGCTCCGATCCGTCCGACGCCCGACCACCGTTCGCAGCGGCCACCGCAGACCCAAAAAGTGCAACGCCCGCTCCCTATCTATAGAGGGACTTCCAAATCGCGCAGGAGCAGCAGCATGAAACGTGAAGATTCAAATCCAGGGTCCACGCCACAGGTGGCCCCCACAGTCGCCTGGGAATTCCGCAGGAAGGACATCTTCGCCCGTATCGACGATGGCCCGGAATTCTTCGTTGCCCGGCGCACGACCTACGGTAGCCGCGTGGGTCTGGCCCAGATCGGCCGACTTAGCGGACCGGTCTACGACCCGGCGGCGTACCTGGCCGAGTTCGGGCCCTGGGCCCAGTTGGTCTATGCCATCGGCGCGTCGGAGAGCGCGAACCGCTTCAACCGCATCAATAGCTATGACCGGGCCGCGTTCACCTTCGGCTTCTTTCAGCTTGGGGCCCACACCCCCAAGGACAATCTCGTGCTGCTGCTGCGAGAGGCCACGGCGCTACCCGCCTTCCAGCGCCACTTTCCCGAACTGCGAATGAAGGATGGACGACTTCACCGCGTTACTGAAGGAAGGGTCACCGATCTTGAAGCTGAGGTTTTCAATGCGCGCCACAACGAAATCCAGCTCGCCAACCTCATGGGCTACCTCAACCCCGACGAGACGCAACTGGACGAAGCCGAGATCATCCACGCGGCCCGGCTGGTGGATCTCTGCGAGACCTCGCCGGAATTCTGCGCGCTCCAGGTGCGCACCGCCATCCAGATCACTTCCCGCAAGTTTCGCGAGCGCTATCAGCGATGGTACGACCTGAACGGCCTGTCCGATTCCATTGGCGTGGCCATCGCGGACATCCACCACCAGGGCCGGGCGAAGAAGTCCCAGGTGCGGGCGGCCCTGGCCTCAACCACGCCCCTGGCCAACCTCACCCAACTCGGGGAGGACACGTATCCCGAGCGATGCCAGTCGCTGCGCAGCATGTTAGCCACGATGGAACAAAGGGGCCAGCTCGGACAGTATAGATATGATAGCGCCCAGGGGTTGTTCGTCCCGGTGTGAGAATTCGGCAGTGGGGACCGGTTTGCGCCCCGAAGAAGAATTTGCGCTAATTTGCGTAAATTTGCGGTTCAACTCTCTTCGTCGCGACCCTATCCCACGCCAGGACGGTCGGGTCGCCCCTGAAGCCGGGAATTGACAAGCCCCTTCGGCGCCATGCATCATTTTCAGGTCAGCAAGCCGCAGTACCCGGGGATGTGAGAGCAGATGCCACAGGATCGGAAGACCATTGCCGAGGCGCGCGCGCTTCAGGCATGTATCCAGGTGACCACGGATCCCGTAGAGCAGAACCGGCTCTGGAATCGGTATTACGCCCTTTCCGACGAAGTATTCCCCGAGGCGGCTGTGCTGCACAAGCGCTACAAGACCCTGGAGGGGGCCGAACGCAGCCGTTTCAAGACCGAGTATATGGAATTGGTGCGGCGGCTCTGGGCCGCCACCGATCCCCAGGCGGCCTATCCCGTATCGTTCTCCGAAACGCCCGCTGTCGCGCCCACGCCCCGCTATGCAACGCCAAAGTTGCCACCGCCCTTGCCGCGCCGGCGCCCGACCGTCCTGCCGAAACTTGCGGTGGCGGCGCTGACCTTGCTCGTCATGGCTTCCGGGGCCTATTCCCTCTGGCAATACGGTCAATCCCAGAAAGCGGCCTCGGTGAAGCCTGTGGCTACCCCGCCCCAGTCGACCCCTGAACCGGCGGCGAATCCGTCGGAAGTCGCCACGGTTTCACCGCCACCCGCGGGGAACGCTGACGAAAAGAAGGCCGAAGCGGAACTCGGCCCCGCGCCGGAGTTCAACCCGCCGCTGGAAAAGATTGACGCCGACCTGGCCCGGGACATTCTTCCGGCCTTTGCCCCCGTTCCGGATGAGCTCCGGGGCAAGGGTGATCGTCTGGTTCATCCCGGCGGCGAGTATTCCGATGTGTACGTGATCGAGAGCAACAGTCTCTTTTATGTGCGCATTCCCGAGCGGGGCGTGGTGGAGAGCCTGTCGAAGTCAGGCGCGACCGCCACCCTCAGTGCGGATGCGGCCAGTCGCGAGGCCCTGCTGGCCATCTGGAACCAGAATCGCGAAGAGCTGGACCGGGTGGCTTCGGCGCGCGAGAAAGAAAAGGCCAATCGCCTGGCCTCCTATCGCAAGGCTTTCGACCAGCAGGTGGCGGATCACGACAAGGCGGCGGCGGAAGCGCGCTGGCGCGATCGGGCGGCCGACTGGCTTGCATTGGGCGCGGAGCAGCGCAATGTGCTTCGGGCCCGGGCCTACAGCAACTGGCAGGCGATCCAGCAGGAGGTGGCGTCGATGCAGGAGCTGTACGTCATGATTTCCCGGGCCTACGCGGCCATCGGGATCAATGATGATCGGGCGAACCTGCTCAAATCGGTTTACAGCGCCTCCGCGCGCAATCGCGGACCGGACTACGAGGTGGAGGATGCGCTGGTCCAGTACAGTTGGGAGCGCGAAGACTGGATGCGGATGGTGGTGGAGTGGGAGAAGGAGTATTACCGGCTGAACGAGTATCTGACGAAAAACTATCCCGATATTGAGAAGCGCGTCGACGAAATCAAGCGGCTGGACGAGAGCCTTCCCGCGGAGGTGCGCGTGGCCGAGGCCACGGTGAATTGGGACGCCGCGCTCGATCCGCCGGCGCCCTCGGAAGAGGCCGGCGGCTTCGGCACGGGCTTCGTGGTGGCGCGGGGCATCGTCATGACCTGCGCCCACGTCGTGCGCGGTGCCACGAAGGTCACCGTGCTCTCCGGCGGCGGCGCCCGGCACGATGCGAAGATCAACACGCTGGACATGGGGAACGACTGGGCGCTGCTGGAGGTCAACGGCCTGGAGAGCGAGCCCATCCCCGTTTCGGTGGACAAGCCCAACGTGGGCGCGACGATTTACTGCATCGGCTATCCTCTGGGCGGCATCAAAGACAGCACGGACCCCATCGTGGGCAGCGGCAACATCGCCGCGCTTCAGCGCCTGGATGGCGATCAGCGCTTCATGCAGATTACCGCCCCGGTGAATCCGGGCAATTCCGGCGGCCCCGTGCTGGACCAATACGGTCGCTGGGTGGGCATTGTCTCCCAGAAATTGAACGACATGGAAACGCTCAAGGCCGCCGAGACCGTGACCCAGGGCGTGAACTTCGCTGTGAAGGCGAGCTTCATCCAGCCCCTGGTCCAGCCGAAGGGCGGCGTCCAGCTCACGCCCGCACCCGCTTCCACGGGACAGCCCCTGACCCTCGAAGCCATGACCCAGCGCTACGCCCCCTCAATCGTGAAAATTATGGTGGAATAGGGCACTTTGATAGCGCTCAGCGACATCAGGGACGGCAGGGACGGCAGATCTCCGGACTACTGCCGTCCCTGATGTCCCTGAAATCAGACATGGTTCATTCAGGGCAGAGAATCGGTCGAAATCTGGCGCGGCACCCCGGATCCTTGATACGATCAGCCCCTCGCGCTCCCTTACTCCCTCACCGCGCGCTCAAGGAATCCACCGTGAAAAAAAAGCAGATTGTTTTGTTGCTGGGGCTTATTGCCCTTGGCGTTGTTTTCTATACGCAAGGCGCCCTGGCGGGCGGAGTAGTCTTTGTCCTCTTTATTGCCGGGCTTGGCGTGGTGCAGGTCCGAAAGCTTTTTGCCTCCAGCGCGGGTATTGATGCGTTGAAGGCCCTTTGTCCGAAGTATGGCTTTGAGACCATGATTGCCCGTTCACGGGAACGCATGCCAGCCGGTGAAAACTTCCACTTTGTCGTGCTGGGCGACACGCGCAAGCGTATGAAGACGGCCACAAAGATTTTTGGCGGCGCGAAGGACGAAGACCCCGTGGTGATCTTCCACACGGGCGACATCGTGCGCGGCGGCACCGCCTCGGAATACTACGAGAGCCTCACACCGCTAATCGATCAGGTGGACCCCATCCCCGTGCTGTCCGTGCCGGGCAACCACGAGCGCGGGGCCTGGCGCGACTACGCCGCCTTCAAAGCCCTCCACGGCGGCGAAGAGTTCGCGTTTGAACTGGGCAACTGCCTTTTCGTGGGCATCAACAATAGCACCCAGCGCGGTGTGACCGACGCGGGCCTGGCCTATCTGGAGAAGGCCCTGAGCGGATCGAAGGCGACGCACAAGTACGTCTTCTACCACATTCCGCCTAAGTTCTTCGAAGCAAAATTTGTCACGGATCGTCCCCGGCGCGGCTTTAAGGGCAACGAGCGGGAGAGCCACCAGCTCTTCATCAAGCACGGCGTCACGGAAGTATTCATGGCCCACATCCACGGCTACGCCACGGAGTTAATCGACGGCGTGCGCTACACCCTCACCGCCGGCGGCGGCGCCAAGCTCAGTCCGCGCATTAAGGAAGAAGGCCGCTTCCACCACTACCTCGTGCGCCACGTCAACGGCGGCGAGGTACGGCGGGAGTTGATAAAGCTTTCCGGTGACCGCTTCGAGCGTATCGACGAGGGGTGATGCGCGTTGAGGTTGTGGACAGGTTGGACGGGGTGGACGCGCTCATTGCACTCCGTGTCCATCCAGTTCACTTCGTCCACTCTGTCCAATTCAAATTTCGCACGAAAATGATCCGTACGCCGCATTCGCGATATACTCCCATTACCAGCAACCATCAGGCAGCCTCGGCACCACCAGGAGAATTATACCATGCCCCGTCCGCCCCTTCTTCGTGTTATCGACTGGGAAGATGTACTGCGCTCCGGCGCGGATTTCGACACGTGGATGAAGGGTGCGGAGTCCCCGGAGAATCGTGACCGGATGGCGGCGGCGCTGGATGCGATGACGATTGATCCGGACATCGCGGCCGGCCTCAAAGGCCTGAAACGCACGGTGAATGTGGTGGCGATTGCGGAAGACTGGTGCGGCGACGTGGTACGCCACGTGCCCGCGCTCCAGGCCATGGCGTTGGAGACGAACAAGCTGCGGGTCCGCTTCGTGACGCGGGAACAGTATCTTGACGTGTTCACGCGCTTCCTCACCAACGGCGGTGAGGCCATTCCCAAGTTCATCTTCATCAGCGACTCCTTCGTGGAATGCGGCAACTGGGGCCCCATGCCCGAGGCCTGCCGCAAGCTCATCGCACGGGGCAAGGGTTGCGGCGACGTGGGCGCGGCGCGGAAGAAAGTGGCCGCGGCCTATGAGGCCGATCCGGGATTGAAGATCGTAGTGCGCGAGCTCTTTGAACTGGTGCAGACCGCCAGCGCGGACGCGCCCTGATCCGACGGCGAACGACAGGGCAGACTTGGCATAGCGCGGTCCCTGGCCGCAACCAGGGTCATTGCAGGCGTGGCACGACCGTCGATTTCTTGAATGAACGAGGTTTCTTGGGATCGTGTCGAAGTCTCTGCCAGCGAAAGGCTGATATCGGTTCTGTCTGTTTTACTTCGCGAGCTCTTCCTTCAGCACCTGCTGGTAGCCCGCCAGGTCTTCCAGTCGCAACAGCACCAGCCGGTCGATGCCGAGGGCGCGCATGTTTGCCGTGGTGGTGCGGCTGTGGGGTGAGCGAGCGTCCAATCCCTGAAAGGCCAGGGTATGCTTGCCCGCCTTGAGGTTGTGCAGATCCAGGGGCTGCCACATATAGTCCGCGTTCACGATGGTGAAATCCACGGGCGCGCCGAAGTCCTTGCCGTCGAGCGAGGCCTGGTAGACGCCGCCCATCACCGCTTTGTAGACCACGGCGTTGATCTGGTAGCGGCCGTCCTGCGCCACTTCGAAGTCGATCTCCAGTTTTCCGTTGGCCACTGCAGGAATATAGCTGATGCCGTTGCCATTCGGCACGACGAGCATGGCGGGTGTGGCGCGGTAGGCCAGATCTTTGACGGACAATTCCACATAGGGCGCGATGCGTTTCTCCGCGGGCGGCAGGGATTCAGCGATTAGCTTCGGCGGATACTGGTACCAGAAGGCCACGGAGCTGACCCAGTCGGGCCGTTCGAAAAACTGGCCCAGGTGGCGGGTCTGGTCCGTGAAAACGCTTCCCCGATGCTCGATTTCTACCTTGAGGGATTCCTGGAAGGGAATCGGATCGGGCAGGTGCCACCGGTACGCCGTCACGCGGTCGCCGGGAAACACGCCCTCATACAGGCTCACGCCGTGGTAGGGCGTGGAGAACTCCCGGAAGCCCCAGGCGTCGTTGAAATAATCCTCCGTGCCCGTGCCGCGCAACTGGGGCAATGCCGCGCCATCGATGTAGAAGAAGTCGTCTCCCTCGCCGTACCAGCCGATCTCCACCTGCTGCGCGGAGTGGACCGTGCCCACGTAGTGACCCCGCCCAGTGGTCTCCAGAATGGTGTAGTTCCCCGGCGCGGCGGGCATCGCCTGCCGGTACTCCGCATGAAAATAGGTCGTGTCCTCCGGCAGGGATTCATGCTTCTGCCAGTCGAGGTAATAGTAGAAAGAGTCCACCTTCAGCGTGGGGTGGTCGTTGGTGATGGTGACCTTGATGTGCTGGCGGAATGGGATCCGCCAGTAGCACGCGCGCGAGCGACCATGGGAGGACACCGACGCCACGGCGGAGGTGTAGTCCGCCCCCGCGCCATGGCCCACGCCGAAGAAATCGCCCAGGGGCGCCTGCACGCTGGGTTGCGCCGCGCCGTCATAGTAGATGCGCAGTACCAGCGAACGCCCGTGAAAGAGATCCTCCGCGCCCACCGTATTCCAGAAATGGGTAATGATGCCGGGGCCGTCCTCGTCCATCAGCACCAGCGTCTCCCCCGGGGGAATCGGGCGCGCATCGCCATTCTTCGTCAGGTCCTCATTCGAGCTGCTCGCCCGCCGCGCTTCAAATTGCTGCTGGCGCGTGAGGGCGTCGAGGAGGGGATCGGCGGCATGCGCGGCGGGTCGGCAAAGAAGGGCAAGTGTTACGGCCGTGGCCGCCATGAACCATCTCACGGGTAGGCTTCCTGTTGGGTGCTGGTTGAACATCTCGATTCATACCATAGCATACACGATGGCGTGGGTCGCAGGGGCGAGCAGGTGATTCGCTCTTGGACTTTAGTCGCCCGACGGAGACGGGAAGGTGCACATCCGCAATGGCGCCGAGAGTTTTCGGGGCTTGTAAGGGCCCTATAGTCGCGTACGGCGACCGAAGGTGGGTTAAGCTTTCAGGTTGACACAAGATCCACGATGCTATCGGACGGCCCTGCTGAGATTGAAGAATCTATCTTGGGTAAGCCCCAACTTTCTCGGGCCGTTTTCACGCCAACATGAGCCTTGCGGTCAAGCTGGAAGCTTAACCCACCTTCGGTTGCACGTTTATTTCAGACGGTGTGAACATGTCTGGGAAGCGTCCGCCCGGTCTTAATAGGATTGCCTTGCGGCGGCGATTCGACAAAGAAATCGGAGGCACCCGGCGTCCAGGGACGCCGGGTGCCTCCGAGGGGAGTGAGTCTTAGATTAGGCTGCGGTGTTCTTGCGGCGACGCAGGATACCCACGAGGCCCATGCCCAGGAAGCCGAGACCGGCGGCGGCGGGTACGGGGACGACGGCACCGGTGATTTGGACATTCACGTCACTTGATTTGTCCCAACCGCCTCCCGCGGAATTCCAATCGTAGTCCCAAGTGACCGCGCCATTGCTGTAGAGGAATCCGCTGAACAAACCATTTGCGCCTTGTTGCGTCGAGCCGCTGAGGGGGGCGTTTGAACTGTGCAAGAACAAGGGTGCGATGAGATTACTGCTGGAATCAAGCGCAGCCACCGTGAAGTAGTAGTTGGTGTTGCCGGAAACCGTCAGTCCAAGATTGGTAAAAGTCAACTGGGTAATTGTCAGGAAACTCCCGCTTGTGCCCTGGTAGTCAAGACCGCCTTGATATTGCACCGTACTTGTGGTCCACGACGTGCTTACGTCGGTAAGCGGCGCGGCAGTACTGGAGCCGACGTACAATGAGAAATTCGCAGTGGCTTCATCAACGGGATACGTTGTCGAGTTGATATACCATACAGTGAACTCATCAATTGTATAGGCGCTTGTGCCACTGAGATTGAATGTGTCTCCAACCAGATAAGGATCGACGTCACCCCACGCCACATTGCTTCGATTCGCGCCCGATGCGTTGTTGAGGTTGGCGGTCGGCAGACCGCGGTCAAAGATGATGGGATCCGCACCGGCAGCCCCTGCCAGTACGACGACCAGGCATGTCATGGTCTTTGCGACTAGGTTCTTCATGAGTAAATACTTCCCTTGCGTTGTATTTGTCATTCAGTTGGATTGATAGGAACCGGGAGAATAGGGGGACGAATAGCACGTGGGTAATGCTTGGATGACGGTCTCATAACCGTTGAGAAAGTTGCCATCGTCCGCTTCCATGAACGGCATACCACGGGCCATAGGTCAGGTACGACTTCCGCTCAACAGCGCCAGCAGTCTCTCCAGCGGCCTGTTGCCCGCCGCGTTGGAGACTGTCCAGAACCTACCACTGACAGCACGACACGAAGTGGTAAAGCACTATGCGGACATCCGATGCTCTCCGCCATATTGCCAAATCCTTTCCCCAAGTCTGGCAAGGTAGTGCGAAGACGGTCCACTCGAAGTAGAGCCAAACGTCGAAAACTCTTGGCCTTCGGCGATAGGGCCTTTTCATGGGAAAAGAAGAACGACGCGATTGGTTCCCAATATACCGCCCAATCCAGTCCCGATGTTCCCACCTACATCGATTTTCTTCGCACGACTCCTGAAGCAATGCAAGAATCGCGCCCGAATAGATGCGTTGACCTAAGCACACTAATACAAAACGTTTACGGCCATATGAATCTGCCCGGTATTGCAGGTTTGACACAAAAGCGCCACAGAATTTTGTCTTTTTTGACAAATATCTGCCATCCGGTAACTCGTCGATTCGACTTTCGGGGCGCCAGGCTACACACACCCGTGTGAAACTGGGACCGTACATCGCCGCGGGTGGGGCAGGGAATTCCGTCGTTGGTTTTCTGGTTGTGCTCTCGTATACTCCTCTGAACAATCTCACCTGGAAGGAGTGCAGCACCATGTTGAGGAAATCCGCTAAGTTCCTAATCTACACCGTCGCCTTCGTGACCCTTTGTACCGTCGTCCCGGCCGAAACGGTTTTCCCCGGGGCGCAGTGGGCGCGGAAGAGTCCCGCCGAGGCCGGCATGGAATCGTCGCGGCTGGATGCCATCGCGACGCAGCTCGGTGGACGGGGCTGCGTCATCAAGGATGGCTACGTCGTGAAAGAATGGGGTGATCAGGCCGAATCGAAGGACTGGCTGTCCTCCGTGAAGCCTGTGATCAGCACGTTGCTCTTTTTCGCGATCGAGGAGGGCCGGGTGAAGAGCGTGGACCAGCCGATTGCCGAGTTTGGTTGGGAACTGCAACCGCGTCATCAGGGAATCACCTTTCGCCACCTCGGCGCGATGAACAGCGGCTACGCGCGACCCGAAGGACCGGGCGAGGCCTGGGCCTACAACGACTTCGCCATTCAGCTCTACCAGAAGACCCTCTTCGACAAGGTCTTCCAGGCCCATGGAAACGATGTGGCCTCCGCGCCGGAGCGCCTGGGCCCTCTGGGCTTTGAGGATGGTCTCCGCTTTTCCGACAAGCATCGCATGAAGGCGTCGGTCCGTGATTTTTCACGCATCGTCTGGTTCTGGTGTCAGAAGGGCAACTGGAACGGTGCGCAACTGCTGCCCAGGAAGTATTTTGACGAGTACATGAAACCCCAGACCGCGAAAGACCTGCCCCAGACGCTGGAGGACGGTAAGGACGATGACTACCTCGCCCTGGGCTCTTTCGGCGGTGGCTCGGACCACTTCACCCAGCAGGGGCCG encodes:
- a CDS encoding metallophosphoesterase, whose protein sequence is MKKKQIVLLLGLIALGVVFYTQGALAGGVVFVLFIAGLGVVQVRKLFASSAGIDALKALCPKYGFETMIARSRERMPAGENFHFVVLGDTRKRMKTATKIFGGAKDEDPVVIFHTGDIVRGGTASEYYESLTPLIDQVDPIPVLSVPGNHERGAWRDYAAFKALHGGEEFAFELGNCLFVGINNSTQRGVTDAGLAYLEKALSGSKATHKYVFYHIPPKFFEAKFVTDRPRRGFKGNERESHQLFIKHGVTEVFMAHIHGYATELIDGVRYTLTAGGGAKLSPRIKEEGRFHHYLVRHVNGGEVRRELIKLSGDRFERIDEG
- a CDS encoding DUF2961 domain-containing protein, which produces MRWFMAATAVTLALLCRPAAHAADPLLDALTRQQQFEARRASSSNEDLTKNGDARPIPPGETLVLMDEDGPGIITHFWNTVGAEDLFHGRSLVLRIYYDGAAQPSVQAPLGDFFGVGHGAGADYTSAVASVSSHGRSRACYWRIPFRQHIKVTITNDHPTLKVDSFYYYLDWQKHESLPEDTTYFHAEYRQAMPAAPGNYTILETTGRGHYVGTVHSAQQVEIGWYGEGDDFFYIDGAALPQLRGTGTEDYFNDAWGFREFSTPYHGVSLYEGVFPGDRVTAYRWHLPDPIPFQESLKVEIEHRGSVFTDQTRHLGQFFERPDWVSSVAFWYQYPPKLIAESLPPAEKRIAPYVELSVKDLAYRATPAMLVVPNGNGISYIPAVANGKLEIDFEVAQDGRYQINAVVYKAVMGGVYQASLDGKDFGAPVDFTIVNADYMWQPLDLHNLKAGKHTLAFQGLDARSPHSRTTTANMRALGIDRLVLLRLEDLAGYQQVLKEELAK
- a CDS encoding trypsin-like peptidase domain-containing protein, whose product is MPQDRKTIAEARALQACIQVTTDPVEQNRLWNRYYALSDEVFPEAAVLHKRYKTLEGAERSRFKTEYMELVRRLWAATDPQAAYPVSFSETPAVAPTPRYATPKLPPPLPRRRPTVLPKLAVAALTLLVMASGAYSLWQYGQSQKAASVKPVATPPQSTPEPAANPSEVATVSPPPAGNADEKKAEAELGPAPEFNPPLEKIDADLARDILPAFAPVPDELRGKGDRLVHPGGEYSDVYVIESNSLFYVRIPERGVVESLSKSGATATLSADAASREALLAIWNQNREELDRVASAREKEKANRLASYRKAFDQQVADHDKAAAEARWRDRAADWLALGAEQRNVLRARAYSNWQAIQQEVASMQELYVMISRAYAAIGINDDRANLLKSVYSASARNRGPDYEVEDALVQYSWEREDWMRMVVEWEKEYYRLNEYLTKNYPDIEKRVDEIKRLDESLPAEVRVAEATVNWDAALDPPAPSEEAGGFGTGFVVARGIVMTCAHVVRGATKVTVLSGGGARHDAKINTLDMGNDWALLEVNGLESEPIPVSVDKPNVGATIYCIGYPLGGIKDSTDPIVGSGNIAALQRLDGDQRFMQITAPVNPGNSGGPVLDQYGRWVGIVSQKLNDMETLKAAETVTQGVNFAVKASFIQPLVQPKGGVQLTPAPASTGQPLTLEAMTQRYAPSIVKIMVE
- a CDS encoding thioredoxin family protein yields the protein MPRPPLLRVIDWEDVLRSGADFDTWMKGAESPENRDRMAAALDAMTIDPDIAAGLKGLKRTVNVVAIAEDWCGDVVRHVPALQAMALETNKLRVRFVTREQYLDVFTRFLTNGGEAIPKFIFISDSFVECGNWGPMPEACRKLIARGKGCGDVGAARKKVAAAYEADPGLKIVVRELFELVQTASADAP